Genomic segment of Mycolicibacterium psychrotolerans:
TCCCCAGGGTGTCGCGGTGACGGTTCTTGCGATCGCGGTGTTCGTGATCGCCTATGCGCTCATCGCCAGCGACCGTGTCAACAAGACGCTGGCGGCGCTCGGCGGCGCGGCGATCGTGGTCGCCGTCGGCCTGCTGGGCTCAGAAGACGTGTTCTTCTCCCGCGAGACCGGGATCGACTGGGACGTCATCTTCCTGCTGTTCGGCATGATGATCATCGTCAGCGTGCTGCGTCAGACCGGCGTCTTCGAATACGTCGCGATCTGGGCGGCCAAGCGGGCGGGCGGTTCGCCCCTGCGCATCATGATCCTGCTCGTGCTGGTGACCGCGGCGGCGTCCGCCCTGCTCGACAACGTCACCACCGTGTTGCTGATCGCGCCTGTCACGCTTCTGGTGTGCGACCGGCTGGCGATCAACCCGGTCCCCTTCTTGATGGCCGAGGTGTTCGCCTCCAACATCGGCGGTGCGTCCACCCTGGTGGGTGACCCGCCGAACATCATCATCGCCAGCCGGGCCGGACTCACGTTCAACGACTTCCTCGTCCACATGTTGCCGATCATCGTGGTGATCCTGGCGGTCTTCGTCGGTCTGTTGCCATGGCTGTTCCGCGGGTCTTTCGACGTCCGGCCGGAGCGGGTGGCCGATGTGATGTCCCTGCAGGAACGAGAAGCGATCCGCGACCCGGCCCTGCTGATCAAATCCGGTGTGGTGCTGATGCTCGTCTTCGCCGCGTTCATCGGGCATTCGCTGCTGCACATCGAACCGTCGCTCGTGGCGTTGCTCGGTGCGGGGATCCTGATCCTGATCTCCCGCCTGGACAGAAGGGACTACCTCGACAGCGTCGAGTGGGAGACGTTGCTGTTCTTCGCGGGGCTCTTCGTGATGGTGGGAGCGCTGGTGAAGACCGGCGTGATCGCCCGACTGGCCGAATCGGCGGTCGAGGTCACCGGTGGGAACCCCTTGGCGGCGGTCATGCTGGTCCTCGGCGTGTCCGCACCGGTTTCCGGAATCATCGACAACATCCCCTACGTGGCGACGATGACGCCGATCGTGAGCGAACTGGCCTCGGAGCTGTCGGATCCCACACATTCCGGTGCGCTGTGGTGGGCGCTCGCCCTCGGCGCGGACCTCGGCGGGAATCTGACGGCCGTGGGAGCGAGCGCGAACGTGGTGATGCTGGGCATCGCGCGCCGCGCCGACCACCCGATCTCGTTCTGGGAGTTCACCCGCAAGGGAGTCGTCGTCACCGCGATGTCGGTCGCGTTGTCCGCGGTGTACCTGTGGGTGCGGTACTTCGTCATCGGGTGAGCGCCGCCACGCACTCGACGTGGTGGGTCAACGGGAACGAGTCGAACACCCGCAACTGCTCGACCTGATACCCGCTTTCCCGGTACAGGCCGATATCGCGCGCGAACGACGCTGCCTCGCAACCGATGTGGACGATGCGGGGCACCTCGGCAGCGGCCAGCTGCTCGATGACGTCGCGGCCCGCGCCGGTGCGGGGCGGATCGAGCACCGCGACGTCGGCCCGCACCGAGGTGCGCTCCAGCGCC
This window contains:
- a CDS encoding ArsB/NhaD family transporter, which translates into the protein MTVLAIAVFVIAYALIASDRVNKTLAALGGAAIVVAVGLLGSEDVFFSRETGIDWDVIFLLFGMMIIVSVLRQTGVFEYVAIWAAKRAGGSPLRIMILLVLVTAAASALLDNVTTVLLIAPVTLLVCDRLAINPVPFLMAEVFASNIGGASTLVGDPPNIIIASRAGLTFNDFLVHMLPIIVVILAVFVGLLPWLFRGSFDVRPERVADVMSLQEREAIRDPALLIKSGVVLMLVFAAFIGHSLLHIEPSLVALLGAGILILISRLDRRDYLDSVEWETLLFFAGLFVMVGALVKTGVIARLAESAVEVTGGNPLAAVMLVLGVSAPVSGIIDNIPYVATMTPIVSELASELSDPTHSGALWWALALGADLGGNLTAVGASANVVMLGIARRADHPISFWEFTRKGVVVTAMSVALSAVYLWVRYFVIG